The window ATAGGCGACAAAGAAGGGCAGGATCGTCGGCAATTGCCGCATCCGCTCGTCGAACAGCCAGCCGTCGAAGCGCACGGCGAAGACGAAGACGATCGCGAGTGCGGTCATCGCCAGGTCATGAACGATGACGGCGAGCTTCTTGGCGCTCTGTTTGGAGAGGGTCAGCATGTGCGGCGGGGTATCTCGCTCCCTCGCCGCCTTGTCAACGCAGCTGGAAGCGCTCGCTCAGACCGCAGGGCGGCTCGCACCTAGTCCCGCGAGGATGAAGTCGATCATCTCTTCGATGCTCGGACCCGGCAATTCGGCGCACTGACCGAGCAGAAGCGGGTGACAGAAGCGCAGCATCGCCATGCGCACGCAATGGGTCGCCGTGATCGGATCACGGGCGGTGAACTCGCCCTTGGCAATGCCGTCGGCGACGACGGCGCGCAGGATGGCGTCATAGCGCTCGATATGGCCACGGATGACGTCCCAGCTCTCTTCCATGGCGCAGGCGACCATCTCGTGCAGGCGGTGATTGTCAAGATAACGAGCCGTGTTGATGCGGCAGGTCGCAGCCAGAATGTCGCGCAAACGCTCGGCGGCAGGGCGCTTTTCAGCCGCGATCGCGGCAACGGTCGCCTCGAGCTCGGTCATCGAGCGCTCGGCGACAGCCTCGTTGATCGCCTTCTTGGAGTCGAAGAAACGATAGACGTTCGCCGGGCTCATGCGCAGCGATTTGGCGATGTCGGCGACAGTGGTCTTCTGGTAGCCGATCTGGCGGAAGAACCGCTCGGCGACGTCGATGATGTCGTGCCGTGTATCGCGCTCTATTGTGCTCATGCCAGGGGCAACTTCCCGGTCTGGTGACTTGTTCCCATAGGCCGTCTGCGGACGCCATTGTTGAGTATGACGAATTTCGTCAGTCGTCAACAAATTGAACGGCAAAGCTTTATTTGTGCGCTCCTGACAATTTTTCGCCAACCGCCCTTCAACATTGGGATCGCGACCGGGCCAGTTCGAGCAACGCTTCCGTGTCGAGATGGCGCTCCAGATGCTCGGCCAGCCGGTCGAGCGCCGCCTCGACCGCGGGCTCGTAGGCCTCTCCGGCCGCGAGCGATTTCCCCGCCAGATTTTCGAGCCAGGCACGTCGCAGCGGGTCCGATGTCAGGACGCCATGGAGATAGGTCCCGACCACCCGGCCGTCGGCACTGCGGGCGCCTTCCGGCCTACCGTCGACGCGAAACGGCGCCCGTGCCCTGTCCGGCCCGTCGCTGGTGCCGAGATGGATCTCGTAAGCGCGGCCGATAGTGCCACTGTCGGGATGCTCGACCGCAACCTCCCGCACGGTCTTGTCCGGCGTCAGCTCGGTCTCGATATCGAGCAGGCCGAGGCCGGGAGCTGACCCGGCCGGCCCTTCCAGGCCAAGCGGGTCGCGCACGGTCTTGCCGAGCATCTGGTAGCCGCCGCAAAGGCCGAGCACATGGCCGCCGCGACGGCGATGGGCGAGGATGTCGATATCCCAGCCTTCCTCTCGCAGTCGGGCGAGGTCGCGCAGCGTCGTCTTCGAACCTGGCAGGATCACCAGGGTGGCATCGCCCGGGATGGGCGCGCCGGGGCCGACGAAGACGAACTCGACGCCCGGCTCGAGCTTCAGAGGGTCGAGATCGTCGAAATTGGCGATGCCGGGCAGGACCGGAACCGCAACCTTCAACGCGCCCTCGCGAACGGGCGTGTCGCGCATCAGATCGAGCCCGTCTTCGGCCGGCAGGCGCACGGCATCGGCGAACCAGGGTACGACGCCGAAGCTCGGCCAGCCGGTAGCCATGGTGATCGTGTCGAGCGCCGGCGTGAATAGTCCGACATCGCCGCGAAAGCGATTGATCGCGAAGCCGCGGATCATGGCGCGATCGTCTGCATCGAGCACGGCATGCGTGCCGATCAGGCTCGCTATGACGCCGCCGCGGTCGATGTCACCGATCAGCACGGCTGGAACGCCCGCCGCCCGCGCGAAACCGAGATTGGCGATGTCACGAGCGCGCAGATTGGTTTCCGCCGGCGAGCCCGCCCCCTCGACCAGGATCAGGTCGGCGCCGTCGCTCAGCCGCGCGAAGCTCTCCAGCACCTTGGGCATGAAATCGCCGCGCCGGCTGAAATCGCCCGAGGAGAGATGGCCGGCGACGCGGCCCTGCAGGATGATCTGGCTGCCGCGCTCGCTCTCGGGCTTGAGCAGCACCGGATTCATGTCGACATGTGGCGCGACCCGGGCCGCCCGCGCTTGCAGCGCCTGGGCCCGGCCGATCTCACCATGCGCGGTGGCGGCAGCGTTGTTCGACATGTTCTGCGGCTTGAACGGACGCACCTTCAGGCCGCGATCGGCGAAGAGCCGGCACAGGCCGGCGACGAGCAGCGATTTGCCGACATTGGAGCCGGTGCCGAGCAGCATTAGCGCAGGGGTTGGGCGGGAGGAACGCATGGGCCCTGCCTAGCGCGCTTCAGGCATGGCCGGAAACGGCTGATGCTGTTCCAGCCTCAGAAAAAGCTCACCGATCCACGTCAGCGTCCCACTGCTCCAAAGGGGCGAAGAAGCAGCAGAAGCTGGCGTGAACCGGCTGAGGGGTAGAGAATACTGACTGCTGACGAATGTCAATATTCATCACTCCGCAGATTCTATCGCTTTTCGGAGACGATGCGCGCGGCCGTTGCGCGTGCTATGGCGGCCTCCCACCGTTCCTGAGCCAGCCGAAGTGCCGCGATGAATCCGATCTTCTCCGCCCTTCCGACGACGATCTTCGAAACAATGTCGCGGCGCGCGCGCGAGCACCAGGCCGTCAATCTCGGCCAGGGCTTTCCCGACGATCCCGGCCCGGAGGATGTGCGTCGCAAGGCGGCGGAGGCCGTGCTCGATGGCTGGAACCAGTATCCGCCAATGATGGGCCTGCCGGAGCTGCGCCAGGCGACAGCCACGCATTTTCGCCATTGGCAGAGCCTCGAACTCGATCCGGAAACCGAGGTGATGATCACCTCCGGCGCGACCGAGGCGATCGCCGGCGCGCTGATGGCGCTGGTCTCCCCCGGCGACGAGGTCGTGCTGTTCGAGCCGATGTACGACGCCTATCTGCCGCTGGTCCGCCGCGCCGGCGGCGTCCCGAAATTCGTGACGCTGACACCGCCCGCCTTCGGGCTCAGCGAAGACGCGCTGGCGCGGGCCTTCTCGCCGAAGACCAAGGTGGTGCTGTTCAACAACCCGCTCAACCCGACCGCGACCAATTTCAGCGCGGCCGATCTCGATCTGCTCGCCGATTTCTGCGTGCGGCACGACGCGGTCGCGATCTGCGACGATGTCTGGGAGCATGTCGTCTTCGACGGGCACCGCCACGCGCCGCTGATGAGCCGACCGGGCATGCGCGAGCGCACGGTCAAGATTTCGTCGGCCGGCAAGATCTTCTCGCTGACCGGCTGGAAGGTCGGCATGGTGATGGCGGCGCCCGAGCTGATGCGCGTGCTGGCCAAGGCGCACCAGTACATCACCTTCACGACACCGCCGAGCCTGCAGGCGGCCGTCGCCTATGGCTTGGGCAAGAACGACGCCTATTTTGAGGGGATGCGCGCCGATTTCCAGCGCTCGCGTGACCGCTTCGCGTCCGGCCTGACAGATCTCGGCTTCAGCGTGCTGCCGAGTGCCGGCACCTATTTCCTCAATGTCGACATCGGCCCGCTCGGCGAAAGCGACGACGTCGCCTTCTGCCAGCGGCTGGTAAGCGAGCACGGCGTGGCCGCGATCCCGGTCAGCGCCTTCTATGCCGAGGGCGCGGTACGCAATGTCGTGCGCTTCTGTTTCGCCAAGCACGACGCGACGCTGGACAAGGCGCTGGAGCGGCTCGCAGCGCTGCGGATTCCGGCCTGATCAGGCCTTCCGAAGGGCTTCGACCAAGGCTGCGGCCCGCAGCAGCTTCGGTTCGCGTCGCTTGGCTTCGGCGGCGAGGCCATGACCGCGCAGCGTCTCGATCGCCATGACGAGCTCCGTGGTCGCTTTCTCGGCCTCGGCGCGCTCGCGCGTGCGGTCTGCGAGCTCCAGCCGCGCCTCGGCCCGATTGGCCGCGCTTTGTGCCCAGAGCGAGGGCACGATCTCGCGACGCCGGACCTCCAGTGCGGCGTCGAAGGCAGCGATCGCCTCCTCCAGCACGACCGGCTCGCGATAATACGCGGCGAGGCCAGCCAGCGCAGCGCCGATCCGATCCTGCACCTCGGCCCAATCGAGCGGAACGCTCTCGCGGGGACGGTCTTCGAGCACGAGCTTGAAGCAGTTCACGGCCGCTTCGAATGCGGCGACGCCGCTGGCGCGCAAGCCGAGCGCGACATGCGCCTTGCCGAGCTCCCATTGCAGCCTCGCCCATTCGCGCGGCATATCCGCACGCGTCAGGCCGGACAGCCCGGCGCGAAAGGCGGCGACGCTCTCATCGAGCAGCGTCGCATCGTCCTCGGTCTCGCCAAGGCGCAGCAAGGCCTCGCCGAGCCTGGTCTGCAAGGTGGCCCAGAGCCGCGGCGCCTTGGCGCGGGTCAGATCGTCGAGGGTGATGCGATATATCTCGACCACCTGCCGCAGCAGCCTGCCGCCATCGTCGAAATGCGAGAGGCCGGTCAGCGAGCGCGCCAACCTGAGTTGCGTCTCGGCCCAAGGCACGGTTTCATCGAAATTGTCGAGCTTTGCGAGCATGCCGCGCAATTGCTCGATCGCCGCGACGAAAGCGGTCCTGTCGGAAAAGTCGGCGCCCTTGCGCGCCAGCGCATCGGCCTGCATCCAGGCATAGCCGCGCCCGCTCTCGGCGTCGGCCGAAGCTGCGATCAGAGCCGCTTCCGCGAAGCGCTCCGCCGCCTCGCCATAGGCCTTCGGGTTGAGCTGCAGGATCGCGGCGGCAGCGCGATCGCCGCGGCCAGCCGCGGCGGCCAGGAGCCGCTCCTTCGACATCTTGTCGAGTGCGATCGTGCCGTCGAGGTTTCGCTGCTCGGCCTGAGCCAGGATGCGATCCATCTCCGCAAGGCGCCCTTCGGCGAGCAGACGCGCCGCCTCCGTGCGCAGGCGGTCGAGTTCCGGATCGACGCCGG is drawn from Bosea sp. Tri-49 and contains these coding sequences:
- a CDS encoding TetR/AcrR family transcriptional regulator, whose translation is MSTIERDTRHDIIDVAERFFRQIGYQKTTVADIAKSLRMSPANVYRFFDSKKAINEAVAERSMTELEATVAAIAAEKRPAAERLRDILAATCRINTARYLDNHRLHEMVACAMEESWDVIRGHIERYDAILRAVVADGIAKGEFTARDPITATHCVRMAMLRFCHPLLLGQCAELPGPSIEEMIDFILAGLGASRPAV
- a CDS encoding cobyric acid synthase; this translates as MRSSRPTPALMLLGTGSNVGKSLLVAGLCRLFADRGLKVRPFKPQNMSNNAAATAHGEIGRAQALQARAARVAPHVDMNPVLLKPESERGSQIILQGRVAGHLSSGDFSRRGDFMPKVLESFARLSDGADLILVEGAGSPAETNLRARDIANLGFARAAGVPAVLIGDIDRGGVIASLIGTHAVLDADDRAMIRGFAINRFRGDVGLFTPALDTITMATGWPSFGVVPWFADAVRLPAEDGLDLMRDTPVREGALKVAVPVLPGIANFDDLDPLKLEPGVEFVFVGPGAPIPGDATLVILPGSKTTLRDLARLREEGWDIDILAHRRRGGHVLGLCGGYQMLGKTVRDPLGLEGPAGSAPGLGLLDIETELTPDKTVREVAVEHPDSGTIGRAYEIHLGTSDGPDRARAPFRVDGRPEGARSADGRVVGTYLHGVLTSDPLRRAWLENLAGKSLAAGEAYEPAVEAALDRLAEHLERHLDTEALLELARSRSQC
- a CDS encoding aminotransferase, whose protein sequence is MNPIFSALPTTIFETMSRRAREHQAVNLGQGFPDDPGPEDVRRKAAEAVLDGWNQYPPMMGLPELRQATATHFRHWQSLELDPETEVMITSGATEAIAGALMALVSPGDEVVLFEPMYDAYLPLVRRAGGVPKFVTLTPPAFGLSEDALARAFSPKTKVVLFNNPLNPTATNFSAADLDLLADFCVRHDAVAICDDVWEHVVFDGHRHAPLMSRPGMRERTVKISSAGKIFSLTGWKVGMVMAAPELMRVLAKAHQYITFTTPPSLQAAVAYGLGKNDAYFEGMRADFQRSRDRFASGLTDLGFSVLPSAGTYFLNVDIGPLGESDDVAFCQRLVSEHGVAAIPVSAFYAEGAVRNVVRFCFAKHDATLDKALERLAALRIPA